In Brachypodium distachyon strain Bd21 chromosome 2, Brachypodium_distachyon_v3.0, whole genome shotgun sequence, one genomic interval encodes:
- the LOC100838382 gene encoding uncharacterized protein LOC100838382: MEVDGAPDLTDFMNDWFFGTVGAKHSGGGSGGGGGAYDLTGESGGGSSSKKKQAAASKEKKQQQQGRSSGGGSSSSASKQTQEWLEEAKRMMVGSGSPGRMGSPSRQVPKFAGGNGTEPSPMLDRRDPMSRSARRHRQLSGIGDEILQRASIISSPPRSEPAAPSAPPSPSPSLPPNPQSSRRKSRFHGNTDPDSFSSSLRRTNSSASNSPTSAAQSRLLNHRRHASATSSPAADGFDDGVARLNAFLARQRDAVSSLDSGGRTGSRSTKIVLSDASKSVSSIVAAICYAWVLSSKADGQAAPAVPVVNMRRSRMGRCRQAAWLLYHVGVDASALLFADEVDMEGLIMDQRASLVVVGQDVLKSNRELGSVCTILANDHREETSGLLQSLDIKKLLLAGILLDTNNLSKMCSDRDSEAVQLLMFGTSEHKRHELFQQLMLDHNDHSFVEFLKNTYRKSSTDGDGDSPPEQKHSISGPSQDAKKSNSTNQKPARANGGKTSDEAPRGKNKFSLAKWFGFGPK; encoded by the exons ATGGAGGTGGACGGGGCGCCGGACCTGACGGACTTCATGAACGACTGGTTCTTCGGCACCGTCGGCGCGAAGCACAGCGGaggcggcagtggcggcggcggcggcgcgtacGACCTGAccggcgagagcggcggcggcagcagcagcaagaagaagCAAGCTGCCGCCTCGAaagagaagaagcagcagcagcaggggagAAGTAGCGGcgggggcagcagcagcagcgcgagCAAGCAGACGCAGGAGTGGCTGGAGGAGGCGAAGAGGATGATGGTCGGGTCCGGGTCACCCGGCAGGATGGGGTCGCCGTCCAGGCAGGTGCCCAAGTTCGCCGGCGGCAACGGGACCGAGCCCTCGCCGATGCTCGACCGCCGCGACCCCATGTCGCGTTCCGCCAGAAG GCACCGGCAGCTGAGCGGCATCGGGGACGAGATCCTGCAGCGCGCGTCCATCATCTCCTCGCCTCCGCGCTCCGAACCAGCCGCCCCCTCCGCTCCCCCGTCTCCTTCCCCGTCGCTGCCCCCGAACCCGCAGTCGTCCCGCCGCAAGTCCCGATTCCACGGCAACACCGACCCggactccttctcctcctctctccgcCGCACCAACTCATCCGCCTCCAACTCCCCCACCTCGGCCGCCCAATCCCGCCTCCTcaaccaccgccgccatgcgTCCGCCACcagctcccccgccgccgacgggtTCGACGACGGTGTCGCCCGCCTCAACGCCTTCCTCGCCCGCCAGCGCGACGCCGTCTCCAGCCTAGACTCCGGGGGGCGCACCGGCTCGAGGTCGACGAAGATCGTGCTCTCCGACGCCTCGAAAA GTGTGAGCTCGATTGTTGCGGCGATATGCTACGCATGGGTGCTTTCGAGCAAGGCGGATGgccaggcggcgccggcggtgcctGTGGTGAACATGCGTCGGAGCAGGATGGGGAGGTGCAGGCAGGCGGCCTGGCTCCTCTACCACGTCGGGGTCGACGCATCGGCTCTGCTTTTCGCCGACGAG GTTGATATGGAAGGACTAATAATGGATCAGCGAGCCAGCTTGGTAGTGGTGGGGCAAGATGTTTTGAAATCAAATCGTGAG CTGGGCTCAGTTTGCACAATCCTCGCCAATGACCACCGTGAAGAAACTTCTGGCCTACTTCAGAGCCTGGACATAAAGAAACTTCTG CTTGCAGGTATCCTGTTAGATACAAACAACCTTTCCAAGATGTGCTCAGACAGAGATTCAGAGGCAGTTCAATTGCTCATGTTCGGCACCTCTGAGCATAAGAGGCATGAATTATTTCAACAAT TGATGCTTGATCACAATGATCATTCATTCGTCGAATTCTTGAAGAACACCTACAGAAAGTCGTCCACGGATG GTGATGGGGACAGTCCTCCGGAGCAAAAGCATTCAATTTCAGGGCCATCCCAAGATGCTAAAAAGTCAAATTCAA CTAACCAGAAGCCAGCACGTGCAAATGGCGGAAAGACTTCAGATGAAGCTCCTCGTGGGAAAAATAAATTTTCGTTGGCAAAATGGTTTGGTTTTGGCCCAAAATAA
- the LOC100831420 gene encoding uncharacterized protein LOC100831420: protein MQDLFSVPSCFSSGEKLPADNPASAAPATRSGQSAVTLVYRAEIAGHSRLVTVTWCRNLLAHGMQVSIEGSAGGGKDKSSGGGNGDVAGGKSCSSGASACKVEMQPWHFWRKYGAKQFHVDGKANAVVDVVWDLRSARFSSDEPEPVSDYYVAVVSDQEVVLLLGNQKKEAFRRTGSRPSLSLQDAARLVCKKEHVFSKKRFLTRAKFHDKGKLHDISIECSSGNLAGGAADVDMVIKIDGCVNVLVKHLQWKFRGNDCISINKLKVQVYWDAHDWLFGTGMRQALFIFKPEAPSISDCKGDGDEFSDFCLFLYAWKVE, encoded by the coding sequence ATGCAGGACTTGTTCTCGGTCCCTTCCTGCTTCTCGTCGGGCGAGAAGCTCCCGGCGGACAACCCGGCGTCTGCGGCACCGGCGACAAGGTCCGGGCAAAGCGCGGTGACGCTGGTGTACCGTGCCGAGATCGCCGGGCACAGCCGCCTGGTGACCGTGACGTGGTGCCGCAACCTTCTCGCCCACGGCATGCAGGTCTCCATCGAAGgctcggccggcggcggcaaggacaagagcagcggcggcggcaacggcgacgTGGCGGGCGGCaagagctgcagcagcggcgcctCGGCCTGCAAGGTGGAGATGCAGCCGTGGCACTTCTGGcgcaagtacggcgccaaGCAGTTCCACGTGGACGGCAAGGCGAACGCCGTGGTGGACGTGGTCTGGGACCTCCGGTCGGCCCGGTTCTCCTCGGACGAGCCGGAGCCGGTGTCCGACTACTACGTGGCCGTGGTGTCGGACCAGGaagtggtgctgctgctggggaaCCAGAAGAAGGAGGCGTTCCGGCGCACGGGGTCCCGGCCCTCGCTGTCGCTCCAGGACGCGGCCAGGCTGGTGTGCAAGAAGGAGCACGTCTTCAGCAAGAAGCGGTTCCTCACCAGGGCCAAGTTCCACGACAAGGGCAAGCTGCACGACATCAGCATCGAGTGCAGCAGCGGCAACTTGGCCGGGGGCGCAGCCGACGTCGACATGGTCATCAAGATTGACGGCTGCGTCAACGTCCTCGTCAAGCACCTGCAGTGGAAGTTCAGGGGCAACGACTGCATCTCCATCAACAAGCTCAAGGTGCAGGTCTACTGGGACGCCCACGACTGGCTCTTCGGCACCGGGATGAGGCAGGCGCTCTTCATCTTCAAGCCCGAGGCGCCGTCGATCTCCGACTGCAAGGGGGACGGCGACGAATTCTCCGATTTCTGCCTGTTTCTCTACGCGTGGAAGGTTGAGTGA